A segment of the Streptomyces sp. ITFR-21 genome:
CACCTCGGTGCCGCACACCAGGCACGGCATGGCGGCCCGCCGGTAGACGTACACCTCGCCGCCGTGGTCGTCCCTGCGCGGCGGACGGCCCATCGCCCCGGGCTCGTGCTCGGGCCGCACGGTGTCGATCCGGTTGGTGCGTACGCCCTCGCGCATCAGCGCCACCAGGTCCGCCCACAGGGCGTCCCACACCGGGCGGGGCAGTTCGCGGCCGGGCAGGAACGGGTCGACGCCGTGCCGGAACAGCACCTCGGCGCGGTAGACGTTGCCGACGCCCGCGATGATCCGCTGGTCCATCAGCAGGGCGGCGACCGTGACCCGGGAGCGGGAGACGCGGTTCCAGGCCGGCTCGGGGTCGTCGCCGGGACGCAGCGGGTCGGGGCCGAGCCGGGCGTGCAGGGCCGCCTTCTCCGGGTCGGTGACCAGCTCGCACGCGGCCGGGCCGCGCAGGTCGGCGTGGTGCCCGGCGGTGGCCAGCCGCAGCCGTACGGTCGCGGTCGGCGGCGGCGCCGGGCCGTCGCCGAAGCCGAACCTCCCGAT
Coding sequences within it:
- a CDS encoding Fpg/Nei family DNA glycosylase — encoded protein: MPEGHTIHRLAADHEERFGGRVVRASSPQGKFSDAAALLDRTVMESAEAHGKHLFLGFGPLGWVHVHLGLIGRFGFGDGPAPPPTATVRLRLATAGHHADLRGPAACELVTDPEKAALHARLGPDPLRPGDDPEPAWNRVSRSRVTVAALLMDQRIIAGVGNVYRAEVLFRHGVDPFLPGRELPRPVWDALWADLVALMREGVRTNRIDTVRPEHEPGAMGRPPRRDDHGGEVYVYRRAAMPCLVCGTEVRTATLAARNLFWCPGCQPARS